A single window of Pseudophryne corroboree isolate aPseCor3 chromosome 5, aPseCor3.hap2, whole genome shotgun sequence DNA harbors:
- the RALYL gene encoding RNA-binding Raly-like protein isoform X1, with protein MERKLRLKEYFQKQPEAEPPTAMEVKLRKHHKSKFDPISTNASIKTYSRLLDEAVHKFKGARPKIYPNLTTEEFRALKSLKADTSIIIRPADKGGSVVIQDLHKYKQEIQRQLSDTVTYQLLTRDPTDQYKQELSDILEKAEQDGWITTKIKTSLLVKFPITPVLYTVPKVHKNCVEPPGRPIVSARGSLYHPIAELLDSLLQPHITKEHTYLKDTTSFLKALATFSNTTEFQYLCTMDVNSLYTSIPHSEGLEAAQEFVSRIQEPFGFHIPLFLQLLRLVLTRNYFLYDGRYYLQAQGCAMGSAVAPAYANIYMFKLEQEFFLNNADYKKHICWYTRYIDDCFMLWNSSEEAFLEMMTNINHLPSSIKFTFKISTTRVNFLDVIVTNQQSHLETSVYYKPTDRNTLLEASSHHPKALKQGLPHSQMLRIARITSNADDLPAALDITMNKFIQRGYDPIELAKTKAKVLQIPRQGLLNQQIPADTKDKFIWSTTFSTTSPMITRATKALWPIVKTDPSLPCFTNKTPMTSFRRGKNLRDHLVKADITNLIPSSGIFGFSKKPGCYKCASCTTCKYLISGSTFQHPHKNKKYEIQQILTCSSRFVIYYITCPCNKYYIGMTSRMFKERMALHRSAITKSLQGEQNDQPVARHFKTCQHSLGQLRYQIIDQLPPMIRGGDKSTALQKLESRWIFKLDTIHPNGLNEKINWNIL; from the coding sequence ATGGAACGAAAACTAAGATTGAAAGAATATTTTCAAAAACAACCGGAAGCTGAACCACCAACGGCTATGGAAGTCAAATTAAGAAAACACCACAAATCCAAATTTGATCCCATATCAACAAATGCTTCAATCAAAACTTACAGTCGACTGTTGGATGAAGCAGTCCACAAATTTAAAGGAGCACGACCGAAAATTTATCCCAACCTGACAACGGAAGAATTCAGAGCACTAAAATCACTCAAAGCTGACACCTCCATCATAATACGACCAGCAGATAAGGGCGGCAGTGTAGTTATACAGGACTTACATAAATACAAACAAGAAATACAGAGGCAATTATCTGATACTGTCACATATCAGCTTCTCACCAGAGACCCAACGGATCAATATAAGCAAGAATTGTCAGACATCTTAGAAAAAGCAGAACAAGATGGCTGGATAACTACCAAAATTAAAACATCCTTACTGGTCAAGTTTCCTATAACACCAGTACTATACACGGTTCCCAAAGTACACAAAAATTGTGTTGAACCACCGGGCCGCCCCATCGTGTCAGCAAGAGGCTCTTTATACCATCCTATAGCCGAATTGCTCGACTCTTTGTTACAGCCACATATCACCAAGGAACATACGTACCTTAAAGATACAACATCCTTTCTTAAAGCTTTAGCTACTTTCTCCAATACAACGGAGTTTCAATATCTATGCACCATGGACGTTAACTCTCTGTATACTTCCATCCCTCACAGCGAGGGCCTGGAGGCTGCACAGGAGTTCGTTAGCAGGATTCAAGAACCTTTTGGATTTCACATTCCCCTCTTTCTACAGCTACTACGCTTGGTGCTAACACGGAATTACTTTCTGTATGATGGCAGATATTATCTGCAAGCCcaaggctgtgccatgggaagTGCAGTAGCCCCGGCATATGCCAATATTTACATGTTTAAACTGGAACAAGAATTCTTTCTAAATAACGCCGACTATAAGAAACATATCTGTTGGTATACCCGCTACATAGATGACTGCTTCATGCTTTGGAACAGCAGCGAAGAAGCATTTCTAGAAATGATGACCAACATTAATCATCTCCCCTCTAGCATCAAGTTTACCTTCAAAATCAGCACCACAAGAGTCAATTTCCTAGACGTCATAGTGACCAATCAACAGAGCCATTTGGAAACTTCAGTTTACTACAAACCTACAGACCGTAACACTCTTCTGGAAGCAAGCAGCCATCACCCCAAGGCACTTAAACAGGGACTTCCACATTCTCAAATGCTCAGAATAGCCAGAATAACCAGCAACGCAGATGATCTGCCAGCTGCGTTGGACATCACCATGAATAAATTCATCCAGAGAGGCTATGACCCCATAGAACTGGCAAAGACAAAAGCAAAAGTATTACAAATTCCAAGACAAGGCCTGTTGAACCAGCAAATTCCTGCGGACACTAAAGATAAATTCATCTGGTCAACTACCTTTTCCACCACCAGCCCCATGATAACAAGGGCAACAAAGGCACTCTGGCCAATAGTGAAAACTGACCCTAGTTTACCATGTTTTACTAATAAAACACCAATGACTAGcttcaggagaggaaaaaacctaCGCGACCATCTTGTTAAGGCGGATATCACTAACCTTATACCATCTTCAGGCATTTTTGGTTTCAGCAAAAAACCGGGCTGCTATAAATGCGCCTCTTGCACTACGTGTAAATACCTCATTTCAGGAAGTACCTTCCAGCacccacacaaaaataaaaaatatgaaatccAACAGATCCTTACCTGCTCCTCACGGTTCGTTATTTATTACATCACATGCCCATGTAATAAATATTACATCGGCATGACCAGCCGcatgtttaaagagaggatggcattgCATCGCTCTGCGATAACCAAATCTCTCCAAGGAGAACAAAATGATcagccagtggcacggcattttaAAACATGCCAACACAGTCTGGGCCAACTACGTTACCAAATAATTGACCAGCTTCCACCAATGATCAGAGGAGGAGATAAATCCACAGCCTTACAGAAATTAGAATCACGCTGGATTTTTAAACTGGACACCATTCATCCCAATGGACTGAATGAGAAAATCAACTGGAACATTCTTTGA